A part of Ursus arctos isolate Adak ecotype North America chromosome X, UrsArc2.0, whole genome shotgun sequence genomic DNA contains:
- the LOC125281255 gene encoding uncharacterized protein CXorf49 homolog, with the protein MSDPDEVPVSGAGFGPEGGEQSGARPAGPGPPRAPALGVDAGPPRSGEGEGGFPDAESEREVLEAGGPVLWGRVGRPGSPADHKGDGPAYASHVADESAADIVQQLADRDALGLRRNRSPEGGAAAASGGWAGLEAGPGGRGALALGRVESQPPSAAPPHVGGPEGGRAWGTPKRGAKSRSNVRVDRRRRSAAAKGPGVLPSDPESSDEFSEIQPMRVSIRSKEGGQAKPSSPEDRGDTPRHSNIHVRENFLHTLGSFLTSAPRGFTSLVERQAFGELDISRSKKMQSVVWGKGESRPSYQGAAAVAAAGGLPGATSRRKVAQEKKTLGGASKVASGKSFPSWGQTVSADPLEPATFPPISGVPPLGRSKRYALFPLGTKQSKHMGSGKKSAARRAREAELMAVAGEGSDSNRDAFPKGQRPEPSCLVMRRGECSRGDLYTRAPQVPGGSEPLAPSQGDVLPRVPAPSSDQEPLDHTPRPERQQLPPAGAQGCPRCVVLQREIDDLKEQLAAMQSLTDKFQSL; encoded by the exons ATGAGCGATCCCGATGAGGTGCCTGTCTCGGGAGCGGGCTTCGGCCCGGAGGGCGGGGAGCAGTCCGGCGCCCGCCCCGCCGGCCCCGGGCCCCCGCGGGCACCGGCGCTAGGTGTGGATGCGGGGCCGCCGCGCAGCGGCGAGGGCGAGGGTGGGTTCCCAGACGCCGAGTCCGAGCGGGAAGTGCTGGAAGCGGGAGGGCCGGTGCTGTGGGGCCGCGTAGGCCGCCCCGGCTCCCCGGCCGACCACAAGGGGGACGGCCCGGCCTACGCGTCGCACGTGGCTGACGAGTCCGCGGCGGACATCGTGCAGCAGCTGGCCGACCGCGATGCCCTGGGCCTGCGGAGAAACCGGTCCCCGGAGGGCGGCGCCGCGGCAGCGTCGGGCGGTTGGGCGGGCTTAGAGGCAGGGCCCGGCGGGCGAGGCGCGCTCGCTCTGGGCCGCGTGGAGTCGCAGCCGCCTTCCGCCGCCCCGCCGCACGTCGGTGGGCCCGAGGGAGGCCGAGCCTGGGGAACCCCGAAGAGAGGCGCTAAGAGCAGGTCGAACGTCAGGGTGGATCGCCGGCGGCGCTCGGCGGCCGCCAAAGGCCCGGGCGTGCTGCCTTCCGACCCCGAGTCTTCAGATGAGTTCAGTGAGATACAGCCGATGAGGGTGAGCATTCGCTCCAAAGAAGGAGGCCAGGCCAAGCCCAGCAGCCCCGAGGATCGCGGGGACACACCGAGACACTCGAATATCCACGTCAGGGAGAATTTCCTTCACACGCTAGGCTCCTTCCTGACCTCGGCTCCCCGCGGATTCACTTCGCTTGTGGAGAGGCAGGCCTTTGGCGAGCTGGACATCTCCCGCTCTAAGAAAATGCAAAGCGTggtctgggggaagggggagagcagGCCCAGCTACCAGGgagctgctgctgttgctgctgcagGCGGCCTGCCCGGGGCCACCTCTAGGAGGAAGGTGGCCCAGGAGAAGAAAACCCTAGGGGGGGCCTCCAAAGTGGCCTCGGGGAAAAGCTTTCCTTCCTGGGGGCAGACAGTCTCGGCAGATCCTCTGGAACCAGCCACGTTCCCCCCAATCTCCGGTGTCCCGCCGCTTGGGAGGTCCAAGAGGTATGCCCTGTTCCCCTTGGGAACCAAACAGTCCAAGCACATGGGCTCCGGGAAGAAATCTGCGGCCAGGAGGGCTCGGGAGGCAGAGCTGATGGCGGTCGCAGGAGAAGGCAGTGACTCAAACAGAGACGCGTTCCCCAAGGGCCAA AGGCCAGAGCCATCTTGTTTGGTCATGCGCCGTGGAGAATGCAGCAGGGGCGACCTCTACACCAGAGCCCCCCAAGTTCCAGGAGGCTCAGAGCCCTTGGCCCCGAGCCAGGGAGACGTCCTGCCCAGAGTGCCTGCGCCCTCCA GTGACCAGGAGCCGCTTGACCACACCCCAAGGCCAGAGAGGCAGCAGCTGCCACCAGCTGGCGCCCAGGGCTGTCCTCGG TGTGTCGTGCTACAGAGAGAAATAGACGACCTGAAGGAGCAGCTTG CGGCCATGCAGTCCCTGACTGACAAGTTCCAGAGCCTTTGA
- the LOC113249711 gene encoding 60S ribosomal protein L37a-like — translation MAKCTKKVRIAGKYGSCYGASLRKTVKTKISQHSKYTCSFCGETKMRRQVVRLWHYSSCMKTIAGGTCTYNTTSLVTVKSAIRRLKDQ, via the coding sequence ATGGCTAAATGCACCAAGAAGGTCAGAATCGCGGGTAAATATGGGAGCTGTTATGGTGCCTCCCTTAGGAAAACGGTGAAGACTAAAATAAGCCAGCATTCCAAGTACACTTGTTCCTTTTGTGGTGAAACCAAGATGAGAAGACAAGTTGTGAGGCTCTGGCATTATAGCTCCTGCATGAAAACCATAGCTGGTGGCACCTGCACCTACAATACCACTTCTCTAGTCACAGTAAAGTCGGCCATCAGAAGACTGAAGGACCAGTAG
- the LOC125281254 gene encoding uncharacterized protein CXorf49 homolog, whose amino-acid sequence MSDPDEVPVSGAGFGPEGGEQSGARPAGPGPPRAPALGVDAGPPRSGEGEGGFPDAESEREVLEAGGPVLWGRVGRPGSPADHKGDGPAYASHVADESAADIVQQLADRDALGLRRNRSPEGGAAAASGGWAGLEAGPGGRGALALGRVESQPPSAAPPHVGGPEGGRAWGTPKRGAKSRSNVRVDRRRRSAAAKGPGVLPSDPESSDEFSEIQPMRVSIRSKEGGQAKPSSPEDRGDTPRHSNIHVRENFLHTLGSFLTSAPRGFTSLVERQAFGELDISRSKKMQSVVWGKGESRPSYQGAAAVAAAGGLPGATSRRKVAQEKKTLGGASKVASGKSFPSWGQTVSADPLEPATFPPISGVPPLGRSKRYALFPLGTKQSKHMGSGKKSAARRAREAELMAVAGEGSDSNRDAFPKGQGLAVAAALGESKPEPQSLGTTFKDGLPLGDKGGRAQRQGDQEPLDHTPRPERQQLPPAGAQGCPRCVVLQREIDDLKEQLAAMQSLTDKFQSL is encoded by the exons ATGAGCGATCCCGATGAGGTGCCTGTCTCGGGAGCGGGCTTCGGCCCGGAGGGCGGGGAGCAGTCCGGCGCCCGCCCCGCCGGCCCCGGGCCCCCGCGGGCACCGGCGCTAGGTGTGGATGCGGGGCCGCCGCGCAGCGGCGAGGGCGAGGGTGGGTTCCCAGACGCCGAGTCCGAGCGGGAAGTGCTGGAAGCGGGAGGGCCGGTGCTGTGGGGCCGCGTAGGCCGCCCCGGCTCCCCGGCCGACCACAAGGGGGACGGCCCGGCCTACGCGTCGCACGTGGCTGACGAGTCCGCGGCGGACATCGTGCAGCAGCTGGCCGACCGCGATGCCCTGGGCCTGCGGAGAAACCGGTCCCCGGAGGGCGGCGCCGCGGCAGCGTCGGGCGGTTGGGCGGGCTTAGAGGCAGGGCCCGGCGGGCGAGGCGCGCTCGCTCTGGGCCGCGTGGAGTCGCAGCCGCCTTCCGCCGCCCCGCCGCACGTCGGTGGGCCCGAGGGAGGCCGAGCCTGGGGAACCCCGAAGAGAGGCGCTAAGAGCAGGTCGAACGTCAGGGTGGATCGCCGGCGGCGCTCGGCGGCCGCCAAAGGCCCGGGCGTGCTGCCTTCCGACCCCGAGTCTTCAGATGAGTTCAGTGAGATACAGCCGATGAGGGTGAGCATTCGCTCCAAAGAAGGAGGCCAGGCCAAGCCCAGCAGCCCCGAGGATCGCGGGGACACACCGAGACACTCGAATATCCACGTCAGGGAGAATTTCCTTCACACGCTAGGCTCCTTCCTGACCTCGGCTCCCCGCGGATTCACTTCGCTTGTGGAGAGGCAGGCCTTTGGCGAGCTGGACATCTCCCGCTCTAAGAAAATGCAAAGCGTggtctgggggaagggggagagcagGCCCAGCTACCAGGgagctgctgctgttgctgctgcagGCGGCCTGCCCGGGGCCACCTCTAGGAGGAAGGTGGCCCAGGAGAAGAAAACCCTAGGGGGGGCCTCCAAAGTGGCCTCGGGGAAAAGCTTTCCTTCCTGGGGGCAGACAGTCTCGGCAGATCCTCTGGAACCAGCCACGTTCCCCCCAATCTCCGGTGTCCCGCCGCTTGGGAGGTCCAAGAGGTATGCCCTGTTCCCCTTGGGAACCAAACAGTCCAAGCACATGGGCTCCGGGAAGAAATCTGCGGCCAGGAGGGCTCGGGAGGCAGAGCTGATGGCGGTCGCAGGAGAAGGCAGTGACTCAAACAGAGACGCGTTCCCCAAGGGCCAA GGGCTGGCTGTGGCTGCAGCTCTGGGAGAGTCCAAGCCAGAGCCACAGTCCCTGGGGACCACCTTCAAGGATGGGCTGCCCCTGGGGGACAAGGGGGGACGGGCCCAGAGACAAG GTGACCAGGAGCCGCTTGACCACACCCCAAGGCCAGAGAGGCAGCAGCTGCCACCAGCTGGCGCCCAGGGCTGTCCTCGG TGTGTCGTGCTACAGAGAGAAATAGACGACCTGAAGGAGCAGCTTG CGGCCATGCAGTCCCTGACTGACAAGTTCCAGAGCCTTTGA